In bacterium, the genomic stretch TTTTGCTGCTCTTAGTTTGTTCTCGTCTCTTATTGCCCTTGCAAACGCCTTGTGGCTTATACATATTGCTTTTGACGCTCGATAAAGCGATGTATGTTTATTATATAGTTGCTTTAAGAGCATCCAACGGCTTTTATATTTTGTTCCGTTGTCTCTGTTATAAGCAATTCTGTTTGCGTCCCAGTCAATACTCATTTTCTCCTTTAAAACATTTTAATTTGTTTGCGTTCTGCTTCAATACGTTCTTTTGCAATACGGCAAAAATGCTCCGAAATTTCAATCCCAATCCAGCGTCGTTTTAATGCCTCACAAGCTATTGCAGTTGTGCCCGAACCAAGAAACGGGTCGAGAATTAAATTTCGACTGCTTGAATATCTATTAATAATACACATAAACAAACCGACGGGCTTTTGTGTTGGATGGTATCTTTTTTCTGGAGATTCTTTTAAAAATCCATTCCATAACCATTTGATTTTTCTGATAGATTTTTTATGAGATGTCCAAGCAAGCTCGCAATCCCCGAAGTTGCCAGTATTATCTTTGTCCCATACAATCCAGCTTGTCGAAGGCGGTAAATAGTCAGTAAACAGATTACCCCCAAAAATTATTTGATGAGTTGATATTGACTGTATTAAATCGAAGACTGTTTTATCCGGTCTTGTTTTATTCCAGTTCTGTTTACCATAATCGGGTTGCTTAGCTAAACACCTACCACGACCCTTAGAATAATAATCAAAGTCTGTTCCATAGGGAGGATCTGTGAGACAAAGATCAACAGGCTCAAGTTCAGGTATTATATCCTCGCATGAACCATGATACAGCTTCCCCAATTCAGTCTCGTAGTAAGGCTTCATTAATTCCTCGGCTTTTTCCATTTCTTATTAAACCGTGTTAACAATAGCCAAGCGAACTGTGGCGTTATTTTAGCTTGCAGAGCTACCTGCCATCGGTACATATCAGCCGTGTCCATCTCCAGCACTGCTAATTGAGCCCATGAGGGGAATCTATGCCCTTTTGGTAGTCGTGGTATTCCTTCATCCACCATAGCCCTGTGAAACGATGTGTGTGCCATATAGAGGGCTTCACCGCATTTCTGGCATGTCTTGTATTCTGCGTAAATAGCTGATAGTTACCTTTTCTATAGAAAATCATAGAACTGGCTGTAAGGCGTCGAGACCATATGCACCGACGAATAGGATATTTTTGGATGCATTGAGATCGCTATCCATCAATAATCCACAAGAGCACTTGTAAGTTTCGCCACGACGGTTTGACTTACAAATGCGCCCACATTGGCTACAACGCTGGCTGGTATATTGAGAAGGAACTTTTTTAAAAATAACTCCGGTTTCTTCACACAGCATAGATAATTTATCAAGGACACCTCGATAAGTCCATCTTTGTAGCTTATTATTGAATTTCTTACATATTTTGCCTTTAGTCTTATGTTTGACATTTTTTAAGTCTTCAGCAAACAGCTCTTTGACATTATCTAAATCTAAAGCTTTACATGAGACATTGACCAATTCATTACGCTCGATCAAGGCACGTTTAAAAGCCTTACTGCCTTGCTTCTTGCGTGCTATTTTTTCATAAATTACATTATCCCCGATGAACTCACCATCAGAACTAACAATGAGCTTTTTATAACCGATATCAATGGCTTTCTGGCCACCAGAAGTCTTTATTGGAGGAGCTGGTTTTTCAAAGAAAATATCAACGAAATAACCATTTTCAGTTATTCTAAGCCGAATAGATTTTTTGATGATCCAGCCGGCTTCTATAAAGTGATTAAAATGGAAGTGCTTTTGGGAAGGCAGGTTGATTGTGATTTTGTTGCCTATTGAGGATAATTTAATCCAAATATCAAAGCTATTTACAGCTTGTTTAATATCAACAAAGCGTGAATCAAGCTCCATGACAACTCGATTAAGAACTGGCTTGGTTTTCTTTTTCTTCTTGCGCTGGGATTTAACAATAGATAGAGCTTGTTTTGCGGCAGCTTGTCTTAGCCTGGCCGATAACCAGCTTTCAACTGTAGTATCCTTGACAAAATTGCCAGAGAATTGCCTTTGCTCCCAAAGGCTGTCTATAAACAGGTTGACAACGCTTTGATATTCCTCGGCTATCTCTTTGACCTTCTCAAGCTTGCCAGTATTCGCAAATTTAAGGCTTATTGTCGATTTTCTTATCATCTTGAAGCTCTTTAATTAATTGTTCGGTTTTTCTTTTGCTTCGGCGTTGCCCATAAATTTTAGCACAAAAACTTGTAATAATTGAAACAAAGTCTTGAATTAAATCTTGTTTGTCTGTTTCAGTTTGATTTAAAATTATTATTTCACAATTAATATGAGAACATAATATTTCAAGGTATCTTACACCAAACCTTGATAATCTATCTTTGTGCTCAACAACTATTTTTGTTGCCTTGCCATTAAGCAAGACAGATTCAAGTTTTTTCCGTTTATCGTTTAATCCTGAGCCTATCTCTTTTAGATTAAGGTCTGCAGTCCATCCTTTGGCATTGCAAAAACCAATTAATCTTTTAGATTGGCTTTCAAGATTATCTTTGTTTTGAGAGGAACTAACACGGGCATAAGTAACAATAAAATCTTGTTTTTTTCCAATGGATTCAGGTATTATTATAGCCCCACCTGGTAACTTATAAGCCGAAGGGAGCTTTCCGGTTCTAAAATATTCCCATGCTGTTCTATAAGTAATGCCTTGTTTTTTAGCCCAGTGTGATAATTTCATGCCTTTATTATATATACTAATTTTCTATTGTCAACTATTATTTTCTATAAATCGTAAGTTTATCTATTATACTTTATTCCACATGTAGCGATTTAAATCCCAATCGATTGCCATTTCATTTATTGCCTACCACTAATGCTATTCCACTATTCCCAAAAACCAGCGCATATATTGTATGTTCGTAGCACTCAGAATATAAAAATCCGATGA encodes the following:
- a CDS encoding site-specific DNA-methyltransferase, whose translation is MEKAEELMKPYYETELGKLYHGSCEDIIPELEPVDLCLTDPPYGTDFDYYSKGRGRCLAKQPDYGKQNWNKTRPDKTVFDLIQSISTHQIIFGGNLFTDYLPPSTSWIVWDKDNTGNFGDCELAWTSHKKSIRKIKWLWNGFLKESPEKRYHPTQKPVGLFMCIINRYSSSRNLILDPFLGSGTTAIACEALKRRWIGIEISEHFCRIAKERIEAERKQIKMF
- a CDS encoding transposase, with translation MIRKSTISLKFANTGKLEKVKEIAEEYQSVVNLFIDSLWEQRQFSGNFVKDTTVESWLSARLRQAAAKQALSIVKSQRKKKKKTKPVLNRVVMELDSRFVDIKQAVNSFDIWIKLSSIGNKITINLPSQKHFHFNHFIEAGWIIKKSIRLRITENGYFVDIFFEKPAPPIKTSGGQKAIDIGYKKLIVSSDGEFIGDNVIYEKIARKKQGSKAFKRALIERNELVNVSCKALDLDNVKELFAEDLKNVKHKTKGKICKKFNNKLQRWTYRGVLDKLSMLCEETGVIFKKVPSQYTSQRCSQCGRICKSNRRGETYKCSCGLLMDSDLNASKNILFVGAYGLDALQPVL
- a CDS encoding IS607 family transposase — its product is MKLSHWAKKQGITYRTAWEYFRTGKLPSAYKLPGGAIIIPESIGKKQDFIVTYARVSSSQNKDNLESQSKRLIGFCNAKGWTADLNLKEIGSGLNDKRKKLESVLLNGKATKIVVEHKDRLSRFGVRYLEILCSHINCEIIILNQTETDKQDLIQDFVSIITSFCAKIYGQRRSKRKTEQLIKELQDDKKIDNKP